Proteins encoded in a region of the Flammeovirga yaeyamensis genome:
- a CDS encoding translocation/assembly module TamB domain-containing protein, with protein sequence MKGSLKRLFFGILILFILLLGLVYGILRVPFVQNYIVDKATSYLSDKTNSEVSIGYIALNFPKSLVIDDVLLKNPNGEDFISIKEIELDVDAETISLERVVIDKFAVHSLQTNIKVNKNGEFNFDYLINAFASNEEEVVEEDTTTSVIPPIILHDIDLIDVDITYLDSVMNMDAHLNIGRLNTSIPEINLNTSSYNVSNILLENSKISYTQFDEMPTSDVDTTQTSTDEETPFHLILSKLQIHNVDLDYDDQVSPQKATIHIGDLNLLQHEFDLVKQDINIEKFDLNQSSIEYQLTSDTTIKAPPAKVLPLAPLKDLGIGWNVAINEIGIKDLSLKYDDHLYKNVEGFDAKHIFISKTNLSTTDIKVNDQQIYIDLEHFDMVEKSGLSINSLSSYIDVQPQSLELRELLVEVNNSFLLNDLKLRFTNLYQIGDYIDDLQFDNHLKRSHLTFSDALIFDPTLKKDSVIAPYLTSYVDGSLIAKGNTKEMSIKEGKINSNLGLETDFDIELKDVMSEDSLYFAVKIDSLNFYTTPLININLDDTLKESFDLPKHIVGNLKVKGHPTDLSGDMKLALDEYGAFDLEYYLLNEDEYKIKTNTYNLEVGKILKDSTIGEVSTYLTAVGKGFDPEKDLKALITFHLKEAIYNNYDYGGLKANLDVDRMAVKWDAKTKGDGAQFDLNGFIDMNQEVPIADIHGKIEHLDFLKLNFYEDTLTIGMIIDSDTRGFDIKDLNSTLKVEDLYFYDGKDTYTFDEIKLHAELDSTHIAGNLVAPHIEGAINSDLPLDSLSVVLERYFSQYISSRDMIGQLPPSNGKMSGYLKLTDSELLTNGFIEGLDSLVLSKCDFLFDASTNKFDFDVLLPRITYSDIDLDSTYLSLHANGISLKYDVGFRLLQMLGYEEYALHHWSLNGEAKDNDLTFITQGKTEDLSKEWLWAGGELILDSTTYRFNLEDKFIVNGMKWDVNKENYILSDGGLPYVSNVRLKQDQQEINLYTSQYDEKDTVYKFEIKDYSLDKLTYNSQNDTSLINGDINMDVEIGDISSGGKLNSNLIIDGFGFFNNIIATIKNTAKNTTDINIYENHTVINGPIGNMRSDATFNMADTIAPLDLTMTIDSLLIKPFEKLSFGYLSDLSGGFKGDMKVKGGGSAPLYVRGSINMYHPTFTVDMLNLTLYGLDGDATFDDKGIHFNKFGFRDIHDHLALLGGSIVTTDYQSMDFDLKFSADDIVLINSTVKDNPEYFGQLIIGNLTSIKGPIDHLIIDSDIRISRGTNLTYVYIDGGLGDVETGDDIIEFIAEEDTTNIKKKSDNYELNAKINIDNQSSFRIVIDPRAGDALTLVGGGTLNLRMDAGGDLVMSGQYQVTEGDYSMTFYQLMNKKLLLEKGSSVLWTGDPYNPQANMTAIYEISTSPYPLVANLISQSETNKYKSKRPFKVYMNMRGDVITPELSFKLEYPEGSQGGDKIETAVENLNQDESQLNKQVFALLILGTFLNDAGGDGASTTDMVAGSVSSIISQQLNNVTNNLTNGFVDVNFDVDSYSQNNDKGGSSNRTDVGVTLKKNLFNDRLSVSVGGKVAVNGNEASNSSNTFNTDFLLEYNLLTDGTLKNRLFRSIDAQYFTPDVFKTGVSIVFTKDYNQGKELFIRNLDKRKDVRKRLGMIKRSNTGGGMMASPKDSTSSGGGMKPAKPDSTSSGGMKPAVEIDSTSINTLPDSTINEIPVESDSSSNSEKSSSYMDTFIPFFHREESLNSLLADNDN encoded by the coding sequence ATGAAAGGATCTCTCAAACGCCTTTTCTTTGGAATCCTAATTTTATTTATCCTACTATTAGGTCTTGTGTACGGTATCTTACGAGTGCCGTTTGTACAAAACTATATCGTTGATAAGGCAACATCATATCTTTCAGACAAAACTAATAGCGAAGTAAGTATAGGCTATATAGCATTAAACTTCCCTAAATCTTTAGTCATAGACGACGTACTTCTAAAAAATCCCAATGGGGAAGATTTTATTTCTATAAAAGAAATTGAATTAGACGTCGACGCCGAAACCATATCTTTAGAAAGAGTGGTTATCGATAAGTTTGCTGTTCATAGTCTCCAAACAAATATTAAAGTCAATAAGAATGGTGAATTCAATTTTGATTATTTAATCAATGCATTCGCTTCTAATGAGGAGGAAGTTGTAGAAGAAGATACCACTACTTCAGTAATTCCTCCAATCATTCTTCACGATATAGATTTAATAGATGTAGATATTACCTACTTAGATAGTGTGATGAATATGGATGCACATTTAAATATTGGTAGACTAAATACAAGCATTCCCGAAATCAACTTAAATACATCATCATACAACGTGAGTAATATTTTACTAGAAAACAGTAAAATTTCATACACCCAATTTGATGAAATGCCTACATCTGATGTTGATACCACTCAAACATCTACAGATGAAGAAACTCCCTTTCATTTAATATTAAGCAAACTACAAATCCATAATGTTGATCTTGATTATGATGATCAAGTAAGTCCACAGAAAGCGACTATTCACATAGGTGATCTTAATTTATTACAACATGAATTTGATTTAGTCAAACAAGATATTAACATTGAAAAATTTGATTTAAATCAATCTTCTATTGAATATCAATTAACCTCGGATACTACAATAAAAGCACCTCCGGCTAAAGTTTTACCTTTAGCACCTCTTAAAGATCTAGGTATAGGTTGGAATGTAGCCATCAACGAAATAGGCATCAAAGACCTAAGTTTAAAATATGATGATCACCTTTATAAGAATGTTGAAGGTTTTGATGCAAAACATATTTTCATTTCTAAGACCAACCTTTCAACTACTGATATTAAGGTCAACGATCAACAGATTTATATCGACCTAGAGCATTTTGATATGGTCGAAAAATCTGGTTTAAGTATCAATAGTTTGTCCTCATATATAGATGTTCAACCACAAAGTCTTGAGTTAAGGGAATTGTTGGTTGAAGTGAATAATAGCTTTTTACTAAATGATTTGAAATTGCGATTCACCAATTTATATCAAATAGGAGACTATATAGACGATCTTCAATTTGATAATCACTTAAAACGATCTCATTTGACATTTTCTGATGCATTAATCTTTGATCCAACACTTAAAAAAGATTCTGTAATTGCTCCTTACTTGACATCTTATGTGGATGGTAGTTTAATAGCCAAAGGGAATACAAAAGAAATGTCCATCAAAGAGGGTAAAATAAATTCAAATTTAGGTTTAGAAACAGATTTTGATATAGAATTGAAAGATGTAATGAGCGAAGATTCTCTATACTTCGCCGTAAAAATCGATTCTCTAAACTTTTATACAACCCCTCTTATAAATATCAATCTCGATGATACGTTAAAAGAGTCATTTGATTTACCAAAACATATAGTGGGTAATTTAAAGGTAAAAGGACACCCAACGGATTTATCTGGGGACATGAAATTGGCACTAGATGAGTATGGAGCTTTTGATTTAGAATATTACTTATTAAATGAAGATGAGTATAAAATCAAAACTAACACCTATAATTTAGAAGTTGGAAAAATTTTAAAGGACAGCACAATCGGTGAAGTAAGTACTTATTTGACAGCTGTAGGTAAAGGTTTTGATCCTGAAAAGGATCTAAAGGCTTTAATTACTTTCCATCTCAAAGAAGCTATCTATAATAATTACGATTATGGTGGATTAAAAGCCAACTTAGATGTAGACCGAATGGCTGTTAAATGGGATGCGAAAACCAAAGGAGATGGTGCTCAATTCGACCTTAATGGTTTTATTGACATGAATCAAGAAGTCCCTATTGCAGATATTCATGGTAAAATTGAACACTTAGACTTTTTGAAACTCAATTTTTACGAAGACACACTAACTATAGGAATGATAATAGATTCTGATACTCGAGGTTTCGATATCAAGGATTTGAATTCTACCTTAAAAGTTGAGGATTTATATTTTTACGATGGTAAAGACACTTACACTTTTGATGAAATCAAATTGCATGCAGAATTAGATTCAACACATATTGCAGGTAATCTAGTCGCTCCTCATATTGAAGGTGCCATAAATTCTGATTTACCTTTGGATTCATTATCTGTAGTTTTGGAAAGGTATTTTTCACAATACATTTCATCAAGAGATATGATTGGTCAATTGCCACCATCAAATGGCAAAATGTCAGGCTATTTAAAATTGACAGATTCCGAACTACTGACCAATGGTTTTATAGAAGGATTGGACTCATTGGTTTTAAGCAAATGTGATTTCCTTTTCGATGCCTCTACTAATAAATTCGATTTTGATGTTCTTCTACCAAGAATAACTTATTCTGATATTGATCTTGATTCTACATATTTATCATTACATGCTAATGGTATTTCCTTAAAATATGATGTCGGATTTAGATTACTTCAAATGTTGGGGTACGAGGAATATGCATTACATCATTGGAGTCTTAATGGAGAAGCTAAAGACAATGATCTGACTTTTATAACACAAGGTAAGACAGAAGATTTATCAAAAGAATGGCTATGGGCCGGAGGAGAATTAATTCTAGATTCTACCACATATCGATTTAATTTAGAAGATAAATTCATAGTGAATGGAATGAAGTGGGATGTGAATAAGGAAAACTATATTTTATCAGATGGTGGACTTCCTTATGTAAGCAATGTTCGCTTAAAACAGGATCAACAAGAAATAAATTTATATACTTCTCAGTACGATGAAAAAGATACCGTATACAAATTCGAGATAAAAGATTATTCTTTAGATAAACTGACTTACAATAGCCAGAATGATACATCCCTCATCAATGGTGATATTAATATGGATGTAGAAATAGGAGACATATCTTCTGGAGGTAAACTTAATTCAAATCTAATTATCGATGGTTTCGGTTTCTTCAATAACATCATTGCTACTATTAAAAATACTGCTAAGAATACAACAGACATCAATATTTATGAAAACCATACAGTAATTAATGGTCCTATAGGTAATATGAGATCAGACGCCACATTTAATATGGCAGATACGATTGCTCCCTTGGATTTAACAATGACTATTGATTCCCTTTTAATAAAACCTTTCGAAAAACTTTCGTTTGGTTATTTATCAGATTTATCTGGTGGATTTAAAGGAGACATGAAGGTAAAAGGTGGTGGTTCTGCTCCATTATATGTCAGAGGTAGCATCAATATGTATCATCCAACTTTTACTGTTGATATGCTAAACCTAACTTTATATGGTTTAGATGGTGATGCAACATTTGATGATAAAGGTATTCACTTCAACAAATTTGGATTTAGAGACATACATGATCACTTAGCTTTACTTGGAGGTAGTATAGTTACAACAGATTATCAGAGCATGGATTTTGATTTAAAATTCTCTGCTGATGATATCGTCTTAATTAATTCAACAGTGAAAGATAATCCCGAATACTTCGGTCAATTGATCATTGGTAATTTAACTTCAATCAAAGGTCCAATAGATCATTTGATTATCGATTCTGATATTCGTATTTCAAGAGGTACCAACCTAACTTATGTCTACATAGATGGAGGTTTAGGTGATGTAGAAACAGGAGATGATATTATTGAATTTATAGCTGAAGAAGATACAACTAATATCAAAAAGAAGTCTGACAATTATGAATTGAATGCTAAAATTAATATTGATAATCAATCTTCTTTTAGAATAGTAATCGACCCAAGAGCTGGGGATGCATTAACCTTAGTAGGAGGCGGAACTTTGAATTTAAGAATGGATGCTGGAGGGGATTTAGTGATGTCAGGCCAATATCAAGTAACAGAAGGAGATTACAGCATGACTTTTTATCAGTTGATGAATAAAAAGTTATTATTAGAAAAAGGAAGTTCTGTACTTTGGACAGGTGATCCCTACAATCCACAAGCAAATATGACTGCTATCTATGAGATTAGTACTTCACCATATCCATTAGTTGCCAACCTGATCAGTCAGAGTGAAACCAATAAGTACAAATCCAAAAGGCCTTTCAAGGTATATATGAATATGAGAGGTGATGTGATCACTCCTGAATTATCATTTAAATTAGAATATCCAGAGGGTAGTCAAGGTGGTGATAAAATTGAGACTGCAGTCGAAAATTTAAATCAGGATGAATCTCAATTAAATAAACAGGTATTTGCACTATTGATTTTAGGTACATTTTTAAATGATGCTGGTGGAGATGGAGCTTCAACTACTGATATGGTAGCAGGATCTGTAAGTTCGATCATCAGTCAGCAATTGAATAATGTAACTAATAATTTAACCAACGGCTTTGTTGATGTGAATTTTGATGTTGATTCTTATTCTCAGAATAATGACAAAGGTGGTTCATCAAATAGAACTGACGTTGGAGTAACTTTAAAGAAAAACCTTTTCAATGATCGTTTAAGTGTATCTGTTGGAGGTAAAGTAGCGGTAAATGGTAATGAAGCATCAAATTCATCGAATACCTTTAACACCGATTTCCTCTTAGAATACAATCTCCTTACAGATGGGACGCTTAAAAATAGGTTATTTAGATCTATTGACGCTCAATATTTCACACCGGATGTATTTAAGACAGGAGTTTCAATAGTATTCACGAAGGATTATAATCAGGGGAAAGAATTATTCATCAGAAATCTTGATAAAAGAAAAGATGTTAGAAAAAGGTTGGGTATGATCAAGAGGTCAAATACTGGAGGAGGTATGATGGCTTCACCAAAAGATTCAACCTCATCAGGTGGCGGAATGAAACCAGCGAAACCTGATTCTACTTCTTCTGGAGGTATGAAGCCTGCTGTTGAAATAGACAGCACTTCAATAAATACACTTCCGGATTCAACCATAAATGAAATTCCTGTAGAAAGTGATTCATCTAGTAATTCAGAGAAATCATCTTCATATATGGATACTTTTATTCCATTTTTTCATAGAGAAGAATCATTAAATAGCTTATTAGCAGACAATGACAACTAA
- a CDS encoding TonB-dependent receptor, which produces MRTLTYLSFIFLTIICLTFQSATAQNATLRGVVLDSIGNPISAAMVQEGTNKNNFYITNNEGAYILELSPDSLTTIFFNHPNYSPRAFQIKLLKDEIKTLDIKLYKQIFELDEVKIVDSRESDIRTKAGAVYVKGEDLQEIPVGFGEFTQQLVASGALGIASNNELSSDYSVRGGSFDENLVYVNNIEIYRPFIARAGQQEGLSFVNSRMVDNIEFSSGGWESKYGDKLSSSLNIQYKKPMSFEGVLEASLLGGSLTVGGASKNKKHTGIVSARYKSTEYLLNTLQTEGEYRPRFGDVQSYFSFDLSGKEKKGKTYLDAILSYASNRYSVFPTTRSSNFQTGEGVSNLTIAFEGKEQLDYDTFQGGLKLIHNFNENFTSNIITSALVTQERERSNLENAYRICDTQDFNSINDCSTEQGIGGGYQYSRNSLKANVFIVENRNEWDHSNQLHSEFGVQMKVEDIDDQLSEYQFQDSAGYVIDVNNVLSANNNITSQRYSGYYQTTYFSPNDKHKMTLGVRGTYWTINNEFNFSPRFQYSFKPEWEKDVVFNFASGVYYQPPFYREMRRPDGTLNLDLKAQGSLHFIGGINYNFEQWGRPFKLISEVYYKHLWNVVPYNVDNIRIRYSGENEGVAYAAGIDTRISGEFIPGTQSWVALSIMQTKEKIEGDPRGFIRRPTDQRVTLAMFFQDHLPNNPTMRMNLRFLFGSGLPFGPPDQPEFRNAFSGGNEYMRLDLGFNKIIALNKKSNNPSEEFMKNLQIGLEILNVLGNNNVISHTWVKTYDGKQYAVPNTLSQRFFNVKMILQL; this is translated from the coding sequence TTGAGAACACTTACATATCTTTCTTTTATTTTTCTGACTATCATCTGTTTAACTTTTCAAAGTGCTACAGCTCAGAATGCGACACTAAGAGGTGTTGTTTTGGATTCTATAGGGAATCCAATTTCAGCGGCAATGGTACAAGAAGGGACAAATAAGAATAATTTTTACATTACGAATAATGAAGGGGCCTATATTTTAGAGTTATCACCTGATTCTTTAACAACTATATTTTTTAATCATCCTAATTATTCCCCTCGAGCATTTCAGATAAAATTATTAAAGGATGAGATAAAAACTTTAGACATTAAGTTATACAAACAAATCTTTGAATTGGATGAGGTGAAAATTGTCGATTCAAGAGAAAGTGATATTAGAACAAAGGCTGGAGCTGTTTATGTTAAAGGTGAAGATCTTCAAGAAATACCTGTAGGCTTTGGTGAATTCACTCAACAATTAGTAGCTAGTGGTGCATTAGGTATTGCTTCTAATAATGAGCTTTCTTCTGATTATTCTGTTAGAGGAGGTAGTTTTGATGAAAACCTTGTTTATGTAAATAACATAGAAATATACAGACCTTTTATTGCTCGTGCAGGTCAACAAGAAGGACTCAGCTTTGTCAATTCTAGAATGGTAGATAACATTGAATTTTCTTCAGGTGGTTGGGAAAGTAAATATGGAGATAAGTTATCAAGTTCATTAAATATTCAATACAAAAAGCCGATGAGCTTTGAAGGAGTATTGGAAGCATCCTTACTAGGCGGAAGTTTAACTGTTGGCGGAGCGTCAAAAAATAAGAAACATACAGGTATTGTTAGTGCAAGATATAAATCGACAGAATACCTATTAAATACATTACAAACAGAAGGTGAGTATCGTCCCCGATTTGGTGATGTCCAATCGTATTTCAGTTTTGATTTATCTGGAAAAGAAAAAAAAGGAAAAACTTATCTAGATGCAATTTTATCGTATGCATCAAATAGATATAGTGTTTTTCCAACTACTCGATCATCAAATTTTCAAACAGGAGAAGGTGTAAGTAACTTAACTATTGCTTTTGAAGGGAAAGAACAATTAGATTATGATACTTTCCAAGGTGGCTTAAAATTGATTCATAACTTCAATGAAAATTTCACTTCAAATATTATCACTTCTGCCCTAGTTACTCAAGAAAGAGAAAGAAGTAATTTAGAAAACGCCTACCGTATTTGTGATACTCAAGATTTTAATAGTATTAATGATTGTTCTACTGAACAAGGCATTGGTGGAGGTTATCAATATTCTCGAAATTCGTTAAAGGCAAATGTTTTTATTGTTGAGAATAGAAATGAGTGGGATCATTCTAACCAACTTCATTCTGAATTTGGAGTTCAAATGAAAGTGGAGGACATAGATGACCAATTGTCTGAGTATCAATTTCAAGATTCTGCAGGATATGTTATTGATGTAAATAATGTACTTAGTGCAAATAATAACATTACCTCTCAGAGATATTCAGGGTATTATCAAACTACCTATTTTTCCCCTAATGATAAACACAAAATGACTTTGGGTGTTCGTGGAACGTATTGGACGATTAATAATGAATTTAATTTTTCACCACGTTTCCAATATTCCTTTAAACCAGAATGGGAAAAAGATGTCGTTTTCAATTTTGCTTCGGGTGTGTATTATCAACCTCCTTTCTACAGAGAAATGAGAAGACCTGATGGTACTTTAAATCTAGATCTAAAGGCACAAGGATCCTTACATTTTATAGGAGGAATAAATTATAATTTCGAACAATGGGGACGTCCATTTAAATTGATATCTGAAGTCTATTACAAGCATTTATGGAATGTTGTACCATACAATGTCGATAATATAAGAATTCGATATTCAGGTGAAAATGAGGGTGTAGCCTATGCTGCAGGTATTGACACCAGAATTAGTGGAGAGTTTATTCCTGGCACCCAATCTTGGGTAGCACTGAGTATAATGCAAACGAAAGAGAAAATTGAGGGTGACCCTCGTGGGTTTATAAGGAGACCAACGGATCAAAGAGTTACTCTTGCTATGTTTTTCCAAGACCATTTACCGAATAATCCAACTATGAGAATGAATCTACGTTTCTTATTTGGTTCTGGTTTGCCGTTTGGACCTCCAGATCAACCTGAATTTAGAAATGCATTTAGTGGAGGTAATGAATACATGAGATTAGATTTGGGTTTCAATAAGATTATAGCATTGAATAAAAAATCGAATAACCCAAGTGAAGAGTTTATGAAAAACCTTCAGATTGGATTAGAAATACTAAATGTTTTGGGAAATAATAATGTAATTTCTCACACTTGGGTAAAAACATATGATGGAAAACAGTATGCAGTTCCAAATACTTTGTCCCAAAGATTTTTCAATGTAAAAATGATTTTGCAACTTTAG
- a CDS encoding DUF7832 domain-containing protein, protein MNSTNTTVIDNVRNYFGNDYPEDLSLDQAYLHIGHFFGWVIANDLYSEEYEDDFGSQILYFSRKEITPIILAETLDGILDIDLFDDDIKPFVLEYYCSGQYLNDYKDALLKELESMFHIQDTWDNFSIMSKLLNQRYDMWKNKS, encoded by the coding sequence ATGAATTCAACGAATACTACTGTAATTGATAACGTTAGAAATTATTTTGGGAACGATTACCCAGAAGATTTATCTTTAGACCAGGCCTACCTTCACATTGGACATTTTTTTGGTTGGGTGATTGCCAATGACCTTTATAGTGAAGAATATGAAGATGATTTTGGATCACAAATTCTGTATTTCTCAAGAAAAGAGATTACTCCAATTATCCTTGCAGAGACATTAGATGGTATATTAGATATAGATCTATTTGATGATGACATAAAACCATTTGTGTTGGAATATTACTGCAGTGGACAATACTTAAATGACTATAAGGATGCACTTTTAAAAGAATTAGAAAGTATGTTCCATATTCAAGACACATGGGATAACTTCTCAATAATGAGTAAGTTATTAAATCAGCGTTACGATATGTGGAAAAATAAAAGTTAA
- a CDS encoding bifunctional nuclease family protein yields MNKVRLEILGLSASHTSHGSFALVLGEKHGNRRLPIIIGMFEAQAIALEIEKISSNRPMTHDLFKSFALKLGASINHIQISNLKEGVFYADIHVITAEGEEIILDARPSDAVAIGIRFNAPIYAYENIMGEAGIQVEELEQDEVEHADDIEDDDDDLDIEDFEGLDDEEEEVSLEADDEDNDSGYAHLSIDQLNSLLQKAIDNEDYMKAANIRDEITKRS; encoded by the coding sequence TTGAACAAAGTAAGATTAGAAATACTAGGGCTATCAGCTAGCCATACTTCCCACGGTTCTTTCGCACTAGTATTAGGCGAAAAACACGGAAATAGAAGATTACCTATAATTATTGGTATGTTTGAAGCACAAGCTATTGCATTAGAAATAGAAAAAATTTCTTCAAACAGACCTATGACCCATGATTTATTTAAAAGCTTTGCATTAAAACTTGGAGCAAGCATTAATCATATACAAATTTCGAATTTAAAGGAAGGTGTATTTTATGCTGATATTCATGTAATTACTGCAGAAGGCGAAGAAATAATATTAGATGCAAGGCCTTCAGATGCTGTGGCCATAGGAATACGTTTTAACGCTCCTATTTATGCATATGAGAATATTATGGGCGAAGCAGGAATTCAAGTTGAAGAACTTGAACAAGATGAAGTAGAACATGCTGATGACATCGAAGATGATGACGATGATTTGGATATTGAAGACTTTGAAGGGCTAGATGATGAGGAAGAGGAAGTTAGTTTAGAGGCTGATGACGAGGATAATGATAGCGGATACGCACATTTAAGTATAGATCAACTGAACTCTTTACTACAAAAAGCAATTGATAACGAAGATTACATGAAAGCAGCTAATATACGTGATGAAATCACTAAAAGAAGCTAA
- a CDS encoding NTP transferase domain-containing protein yields the protein MQESDLVRPKVGRFCRTEIAFLGTSPGIVKELVFRLIENLSDNWNLGYIDCDHQSSEMEKELGIDSSKALSHKARVEIIDKITFSRADFRKAFSVPERHVLLNDIDAAFINGNHFKASKQILIIDKDKTPTLHRKINRLSNVLCVVLAEGASKEDIPPILYERIHNIEHKPIFEIGNTVGISQFIEIVLRQDTGNLNGLLLAGGRSKRMGGKDKAKINYHGKEQRFHMKEILSKYTSKAFMSCRPQQLKDFSDQENLLPDSFINLGPFGALLSAFRQNPNCAWMTVAIDLPFVDDKTIMHLIEQRDPSKLATLYKSKDTGAPQPLLGIWEPRSYLRLLQSLAFGKNSLREILEDANIKLIEPLSDHTLSEVDTMDELDIAIKQLSQQNSI from the coding sequence ATGCAGGAGAGTGATTTAGTTAGACCTAAAGTGGGTAGATTTTGTAGAACAGAGATTGCATTTCTTGGTACGTCTCCAGGGATTGTTAAAGAATTAGTTTTTAGACTAATTGAGAATCTTTCTGACAATTGGAATTTAGGTTATATTGATTGTGACCATCAAAGTTCCGAAATGGAGAAGGAATTAGGTATTGATTCCTCTAAGGCACTATCGCATAAAGCACGTGTTGAAATAATTGATAAAATTACTTTTTCAAGAGCTGATTTTAGAAAAGCTTTCAGTGTACCTGAGAGACATGTGTTATTAAATGATATTGATGCTGCATTTATCAATGGCAACCACTTTAAAGCTTCTAAACAAATTCTTATAATAGATAAAGATAAAACACCTACTCTACATCGTAAAATTAACCGATTAAGTAATGTTTTATGTGTTGTATTAGCAGAAGGAGCATCAAAAGAGGATATCCCTCCGATATTATATGAGAGAATACATAATATTGAGCATAAGCCAATATTTGAAATAGGAAACACAGTTGGTATTAGTCAATTTATTGAGATAGTATTAAGACAAGATACTGGAAATTTAAATGGCTTATTGCTTGCTGGAGGCCGTTCTAAAAGAATGGGTGGTAAGGACAAAGCAAAGATAAATTATCATGGTAAAGAGCAGCGTTTCCATATGAAGGAAATTCTTTCTAAGTATACCTCAAAAGCATTTATGTCTTGTCGACCACAACAATTGAAGGATTTTTCGGATCAAGAGAATCTCCTACCCGATTCTTTTATTAATTTAGGTCCTTTCGGAGCATTATTATCTGCATTTAGACAAAATCCAAATTGCGCATGGATGACTGTAGCCATTGACTTACCTTTTGTAGATGATAAAACTATTATGCATTTGATTGAACAAAGGGATCCTTCTAAGTTAGCTACACTTTACAAGTCTAAGGATACTGGAGCTCCTCAGCCATTATTAGGTATTTGGGAACCAAGGAGTTATCTTAGACTCCTTCAATCACTGGCCTTCGGAAAAAACTCTTTGAGGGAGATTTTAGAAGATGCCAATATCAAATTAATCGAACCATTATCAGACCATACTCTAAGTGAAGTAGATACCATGGATGAGTTAGATATTGCGATAAAACAACTAAGTCAACAAAATTCAATTTAA